In Vibrio echinoideorum, the sequence TCATATTGGCAAAGTATTGCCCAGCGTCAGCCACCATTTTTGGAATAGGAATTGAAAGCGCATAGAAGACGACCGCTAAGAAAATAGCGATGATCAACGGGTTTTTGGTGATGGACTTGACGATTACTTTAATGGCTTTAGCGCCGGTGTCTTTGCCTTTGGGTGTCAGTGCAATTACGGCTTGAATGTTATACAGCACGGTTAGGGATGCGACATAGATAGCCGCCAATGCCACACCTTGGTTGCCATAGATATTAGCCACATAGGCGAGGCCGATGATCGCGGTATTAGCGCGGAATCCACCTTGGACAATCACACCTTGATCTTTCGAACCTTTGAATACCAACTTGGTCGAGAAAATCGTGAATAAGAAAAAGATAAAGTTAGCGATGACGCCAAAGGCAACTAACGTACTACTGGCTGAAAAATTGTGATTTGATTGAACAATACTAAGAAATAGCATTGCTGGTAAGGTGACTTGAAATACGACCTTAGATGCGACATCAATGAAATTGTCATTGATCAAGCCGATTCGCTTGAGCATCACACCAAGAAACAGCATTAAACAGATAGGGCCTGTTACTGACGCCGAAAACGCAAACTGTTCCCAAAGTGTGTTCATTGTTTTTCCTTTGTTAGTCGATTTCAATTTCCTTTGAATACTGTCGCATTTTTCCACAATTCTTTGATAATACAAAATGAATACCAAGGGTTAAGTAAAAAACTTGAAAAAAAGTACGAACGTGCTAAAAATAAAGCATCAGATTTATTATTGGTGAATAATGAGCAAAGGAAAGATAACCAAAGAGTATATTTTGAGCCATGCATTTGCACTTGCGAGTGAGAATGGTCTTGAGAGTTTGACGATTGGCGAATTAGCCAAGCAGTGTGGTATGTCTAAGAGTGGATTGTTTGCGCACTTCAACGCTAAAGAGAACCTGCAACTCTCTGTACTCGAATATTCCAACGCCATATTCACTGAAAGAGTCATCATTCCGGCGAGAGAGTTGGGCGACGGTGATATTGAAGCCAAGCTGAAACAACTGCTCGATAACTGGCTGGGCTGGAACCACTCGTTCCAAGGCAGCTGCATGTTTATTGATGCTTGGAAAGATGCAGGCAGCGAAACCTCTGTGATTCAGAAGGCACTGCAGAAAACCATTTCAGTGTGGATTGATTACTTGACGATTCAGGTAGCAAAAGCGGTTGAAAGCAAACAATTCAGAGCCGATTTAGACCCGAAACAGGCAACCTTCGAGTTGTACGGTCTCTACTTAAGTGCGAACTTGTTCTACTCATTACGGGGCCAACAAGCCAGCCACACTCATTTTTGGAGTGGTGTAGAGCGCTTGGTAGCCAGTTGGAAAGCGGTTTAATACATACAGCAGGTTAACCCGCAAATCATGTGAGTCTTGCTGAAGTAAGGTTTACAACAAAATTTTAGAGAAGTGGTGGTAAGCGATGATAAATCGCAGTAGCGCCATTTTTTATATCAACAAATAGCACGGTCGTTCGATTTTTAGGGCCGAGCTCGATCCGCCAATAATGATGGCGATACAAGGAACGGTCATGAGTGACAAAATCTATTTCAATACATCGAACAAATTCAGCTTCAAGCGTAGCTTGATTGGCGCTACAACCAATCTGCACTACATTTTAGCGCCGAGCCACGCAAAGAAAACGGCACGTAAACTGCTGCTCACTCCGATGCGTACCGAGCAAAAGAATGCCGATCCAAAAGGTTTGATTAAAAGTGAAATCAAAGGTCGTGACGGTGTATTGAAGACATACTCTCTGGGTACGGGCCCCGTTTGGGTGCTGACCCATGGTTGGTCTGGCACCGCGAGTCAGTTTTTCCCTCTGATGGAGCATATTGCTGCTAATGGTTTTACGGCCTTGGCTTACGATCATCCTGCTCATGGTGGCAGTGATGGCGTACATGGTCATATCCCAGCGTTTGTGAATGGTTTGGAAGCTGTTCTAGATTCGGTGGGGGAAGTGGCAGGTTTGGTCGGTCACAGTATGGGTACCGCTTCTGCGTTGGAGTGTAAGCACGTTAAACTAGAAAACAAACCTTTGTTGCTCATTGCACCTGTGTTGGATTATCTAGAAAACCTATTTGGTAGCGTTGCGCGTTCTGGTTACTCAATGAAGTTGTTTGAGGCGGTCGTGGGTGAAGTGGAAGAGCAGTTTAACTACCCAATTCAGTCTGTTGATCCCTATGGAAAGCTAGCGCTTCGTGAGTCTCAGACGATCATTGTTCATGACGAGCAAGACAAGTTTACTAAGTTTGATGTGTCTCAGCGTGCTGCTAATGAAATGGGTCGCGTTACCTTGATTGCGACTCAAGGGCAGGGTCACGGGCGAGTAATGAAGTGCCCACAAGTATTCGAGAGCTTTGATAACTTGATTGGCTAAGTCTAATACCAATCGTAGTAAATAACTGTTCACCCTAGCTTGTTAAA encodes:
- a CDS encoding AEC family transporter; amino-acid sequence: MNTLWEQFAFSASVTGPICLMLFLGVMLKRIGLINDNFIDVASKVVFQVTLPAMLFLSIVQSNHNFSASSTLVAFGVIANFIFFLFTIFSTKLVFKGSKDQGVIVQGGFRANTAIIGLAYVANIYGNQGVALAAIYVASLTVLYNIQAVIALTPKGKDTGAKAIKVIVKSITKNPLIIAIFLAVVFYALSIPIPKMVADAGQYFANMTLPLALLCTGGSLDISSLKQEKLSTWFASSYKLIASPLLITLAAGYLGFEGLDLGLIFLMSAAPTAAASYVMARAMGGNSTLAANIIALTTVVSLITCTLGIFALTAMGLI
- a CDS encoding TetR/AcrR family transcriptional regulator, with amino-acid sequence MSKGKITKEYILSHAFALASENGLESLTIGELAKQCGMSKSGLFAHFNAKENLQLSVLEYSNAIFTERVIIPARELGDGDIEAKLKQLLDNWLGWNHSFQGSCMFIDAWKDAGSETSVIQKALQKTISVWIDYLTIQVAKAVESKQFRADLDPKQATFELYGLYLSANLFYSLRGQQASHTHFWSGVERLVASWKAV
- a CDS encoding alpha/beta hydrolase produces the protein MSDKIYFNTSNKFSFKRSLIGATTNLHYILAPSHAKKTARKLLLTPMRTEQKNADPKGLIKSEIKGRDGVLKTYSLGTGPVWVLTHGWSGTASQFFPLMEHIAANGFTALAYDHPAHGGSDGVHGHIPAFVNGLEAVLDSVGEVAGLVGHSMGTASALECKHVKLENKPLLLIAPVLDYLENLFGSVARSGYSMKLFEAVVGEVEEQFNYPIQSVDPYGKLALRESQTIIVHDEQDKFTKFDVSQRAANEMGRVTLIATQGQGHGRVMKCPQVFESFDNLIG